In Ctenopharyngodon idella isolate HZGC_01 chromosome 20, HZGC01, whole genome shotgun sequence, the following proteins share a genomic window:
- the rhov gene encoding rho-related GTP-binding protein RhoV — MPPQMDYFYHESRVPSVCLEQDDALEPAISCMLVGDGAVGKTSMIVSYTTNGYPTDYKQTAFDVFSGQVQVDGTPVRIQLMDTAGQEEFDEFRSLSYAHTDVFLLCFSVVNPTSFQNITKKWIPEIRACNPSSPIILVGTQSDLLLDVNVLIDLDRYKVKPVFSSRARSLAEKIRAAEYVECSALTQKNLKEAFDAAIFAAIKHKARKVKKRRLSDRRAKAFSKCSWKKFFCFI, encoded by the exons ATGCCACCTcaaatggattacttttaccaCGAGTCAAGAGTTCCGTCCGTGTGCTTAGAGCAGGACGACGCGCTGGAGCCAGCGATCAGCTGTATGCTGGTTGGGGATGGTGCGGTTGGGAAGACTAGTATGATTGTCAGCTACACCACCAATGGATACCCCACGGATTACAAACAGACGGCTTTTGACGTCTTCTCGG GACAAGTTCAGGTAGATGGGACCCCTGTGCGGATTCAGTTGATGGATACGGCTGGCCAG GAAGAATTTGATGAATTCAGATCTCTGTCTTATGCACACACGGATGTCTTCCTCCTCTGCTTCAGTGTGGTTAACCCCACATCATTCCAGAACATTACCAAGAAATGGATCCCTGAGATTCGTGCGTGTAACCCATCCTCCCCCATCATTTTAGTTGGAACACAGTCAGACCTTCTGTTGGACGTTAATGTTCTCATAGACTTGGACAGATACAAGGTCAAACCCGTGTTCAGCTCACGGGCACGGAGCCTCGCTGAGAAGATCAGGGCCGCCGAGTATGTGGAGTGTTCGGCCCTGACCCAGAAGAACCTAAAAGAGGCCTTCGACGCGGCAATATTCGCGGCTATTAAACACAAGGCCAGGAAGGTCAAAAAACGGAGGCTGTCAGACAGACGAGCTAAAGCTTTTTCCAAATGCAGCTGGAAGAAGTTCTTCTGCTTCATCTGA